One Epidermidibacterium keratini DNA segment encodes these proteins:
- a CDS encoding beta-ketoacyl-[acyl-carrier-protein] synthase family protein — MQDSRGGRRVVITGLGVLAPHGTGLDAFWEGLGVLAETERERKVADFDPKEYGLKHTDARRLDRFAQLGYAAAKMAVDDAFGDAGLEQYDAWRRGVVMGTGIGGAYAWEGNAAVLGEKGEKGVSPLVVPMVMPNAASAAISMRLGMRGPVETVTTACASGTHAIGNGAKLIAAGRSDVVLAGGSEACQTGVMRGGFDNMKATSPSGISRPFDVQRDGFCSAEAGGVLVLEEYEAAKARGATIYAEVVGAGSTADAHHITAPDPDGDGALHCMKFALEDAGLSLSDITQINAHGTSTPLNDAAESAAVTRLFGDHRPAMTSIKGVTGHSLGAAGAIEGIALALSFKHGKIPPTMATTEVDPKIDADIVLEWRDWEPAPALSNSFAFGGHNGSVIFAPVD, encoded by the coding sequence ATGCAGGACTCGCGCGGCGGCCGTCGGGTCGTCATCACCGGACTTGGCGTACTCGCCCCTCACGGCACCGGTCTCGATGCCTTCTGGGAGGGTCTCGGCGTACTCGCCGAGACCGAACGCGAACGCAAGGTCGCAGACTTCGACCCGAAGGAATACGGCCTCAAGCACACCGACGCCCGCAGGCTCGACCGCTTTGCCCAGCTCGGGTACGCCGCTGCCAAGATGGCCGTCGACGACGCGTTCGGCGATGCGGGTCTTGAGCAGTACGACGCCTGGCGGCGCGGCGTGGTCATGGGCACCGGAATCGGCGGCGCCTACGCCTGGGAGGGCAACGCCGCGGTCCTCGGCGAGAAGGGCGAGAAGGGTGTCTCGCCGCTCGTCGTCCCGATGGTGATGCCCAACGCCGCCTCGGCTGCGATCAGCATGCGGCTCGGGATGCGCGGTCCGGTCGAGACCGTCACGACTGCCTGCGCGTCGGGCACGCACGCCATCGGCAACGGCGCCAAGCTCATCGCCGCAGGACGCAGTGACGTCGTGCTGGCCGGCGGCTCGGAGGCCTGCCAGACCGGCGTGATGCGCGGCGGTTTCGACAACATGAAGGCCACGAGCCCCAGCGGTATCTCGCGCCCGTTCGATGTCCAGCGTGACGGCTTCTGCTCGGCCGAGGCTGGCGGCGTACTCGTCCTAGAGGAGTACGAAGCGGCCAAGGCCCGCGGCGCGACGATCTACGCCGAGGTCGTGGGCGCGGGCTCCACCGCGGACGCCCACCACATCACTGCTCCGGATCCGGACGGCGACGGCGCGCTGCACTGCATGAAGTTTGCCCTCGAGGACGCCGGGCTCTCGCTGAGCGACATCACCCAGATCAACGCGCACGGTACGTCGACGCCGCTGAACGATGCGGCCGAAAGTGCTGCGGTCACGCGACTCTTTGGCGATCACCGCCCCGCGATGACCTCGATCAAGGGCGTGACCGGCCACTCACTGGGCGCTGCGGGCGCCATTGAGGGGATCGCGCTGGCGCTGAGCTTCAAGCACGGCAAGATTCCGCCGACGATGGCGACCACCGAGGTCGATCCGAAGATCGACGCCGACATCGTGCTCGAGTGGCGCGACTGGGAGCCGGCGCCGGCGCTGAGCAACAGCTTTGCCTTCGGCGGTCACAACGGCTCGGTGATCTTCGCTCCGGTCGACTGA
- a CDS encoding type IV toxin-antitoxin system AbiEi family antitoxin domain-containing protein → MDDRALADLFNRQHGVIARRQAMECGADENDVRRLLRRKEWVRVYSGVYVNHTGALTWHQRAWAAVLHCEPAALCRASARRAADGPGRAEYDDGAPIQVAIDPSRTLAQRPGIKIYRLSGLEHRVLWNTSPPRQRPEEAVIDLASNAVRQIDAIAHLADAVAARITTAQRLRAALDDRGRVPRRRLLSQIISDIGEGTCSALEHGYLSRVERPHGLPTAHRQLKESLNGPLYRDVSYDDFGVLIELDGHLYHSSTYARDADLERDLDAFTTGRVTARLGWGQVFDRSCSTAWKVGAALNRRGWTGQLTRCPRCPARPLDVAWRSPGDSHATSRPLRDSA, encoded by the coding sequence ATGGATGACCGCGCCCTCGCCGACCTGTTCAATCGCCAGCACGGCGTGATAGCCCGTCGCCAGGCGATGGAGTGCGGCGCCGACGAAAACGACGTACGGCGTCTGTTGCGCCGCAAGGAGTGGGTGCGGGTCTACTCCGGCGTCTACGTCAACCACACCGGAGCGCTCACCTGGCACCAGCGCGCGTGGGCGGCCGTGCTCCACTGCGAGCCGGCCGCGCTATGCCGGGCTTCGGCGCGGCGCGCGGCCGATGGGCCTGGGCGCGCAGAGTACGACGATGGCGCGCCCATCCAGGTGGCCATCGACCCCTCCCGCACCCTCGCCCAACGACCGGGGATCAAGATCTACCGACTGAGCGGGCTTGAGCATCGAGTGCTGTGGAATACCTCGCCACCACGTCAGCGTCCGGAGGAGGCCGTCATCGACCTCGCCAGCAACGCCGTACGGCAGATCGACGCAATCGCCCACCTGGCCGACGCCGTCGCCGCCCGAATCACGACAGCACAGCGCCTTCGGGCCGCGCTTGACGACCGTGGCCGAGTGCCTCGACGACGCTTGCTCAGCCAGATCATCAGCGACATCGGCGAGGGCACCTGCTCAGCGCTCGAGCACGGGTACCTCAGCAGGGTGGAGCGGCCGCACGGGCTGCCGACCGCCCATCGCCAGCTCAAAGAATCGCTCAATGGCCCGCTCTACCGCGACGTGTCGTACGACGACTTCGGCGTCCTCATCGAACTGGACGGTCACCTGTATCACTCGTCGACGTACGCCCGCGACGCCGACCTGGAACGAGACCTGGATGCCTTCACGACCGGACGGGTGACCGCGCGGCTCGGGTGGGGTCAGGTCTTCGACCGGTCGTGCAGCACCGCGTGGAAGGTCGGCGCGGCACTCAACCGGCGCGGGTGGACCGGACAGCTCACCCGGTGTCCGCGGTGCCCAGCGCGTCCGTTAGATGTGGCCTGGCGGTCACCTGGTGACAGCCACGCCACATCTAGACCCCTTCGCGATTCGGCCTAA
- a CDS encoding acyltransferase family protein: protein MSAPTDTDETEQDAAVATDDAAVATDDAATAEISDKQAPPEKDTSEGSGITGLPTGRSAGMHYPALDGARAIGAFMVLMTHVGFRSGASLDGTMFGGVLARFNFGVTLFFVLSGFLLYRPFAAYGLGLGSKPKVRPYFRRRASRIIPALWAFVVIVLLFVVPNQTTFKDFYSYLLLIQVYNNNDARPELTHLWSLSSEVLFYLLLPVLAWLFARQSPDRNTAARRQLIGIAAVAGAGYLFSLARGAGWIDHFQAALWLPNFISWFCLGMFLAVLSLIGKEVTVIARLRSVLEQWAQSLATCWFVAIGLFLLSSLPIGTPYDLSIATSGQFITQNILFGLSAFFFVLPLVLATHRRTNKVLGTGVGRYLGDISYSIYLWHVPALIWAESMLGLELFSGNFWLLTALTTALSIAVASASWLLLERPAMRYLSGRRRRQAKPKKAQQASAA, encoded by the coding sequence GTGAGCGCGCCGACGGACACCGACGAGACCGAGCAGGACGCGGCGGTCGCAACCGACGACGCGGCGGTCGCAACCGATGACGCGGCCACTGCCGAGATCAGCGACAAGCAAGCGCCGCCGGAGAAGGACACCTCCGAAGGCTCCGGGATCACCGGGCTGCCGACCGGCCGCAGCGCCGGGATGCACTACCCGGCGCTCGATGGCGCTCGCGCTATCGGCGCGTTCATGGTGCTGATGACGCACGTCGGGTTCCGCAGCGGTGCATCGCTGGACGGCACCATGTTTGGCGGCGTACTCGCCCGGTTCAACTTCGGCGTAACACTGTTCTTTGTGCTGTCCGGGTTCTTGCTCTACCGCCCGTTCGCTGCCTACGGACTCGGCCTGGGCAGCAAGCCGAAGGTGCGACCCTACTTTCGCCGTCGCGCGTCGCGCATCATCCCTGCCCTGTGGGCGTTTGTGGTCATCGTGCTGCTGTTTGTCGTCCCGAACCAGACGACGTTCAAGGACTTCTACAGCTATCTGCTGCTGATCCAGGTCTACAACAACAACGATGCCCGCCCTGAGCTCACGCACCTGTGGTCGCTCAGCTCGGAGGTGCTCTTTTACCTTCTCCTGCCGGTGCTGGCGTGGCTGTTTGCCCGGCAGAGCCCCGATCGCAACACTGCTGCGCGCCGCCAGCTCATCGGTATCGCGGCGGTCGCCGGCGCGGGCTACCTCTTCTCACTGGCCCGCGGTGCCGGGTGGATCGACCACTTCCAGGCCGCGCTGTGGCTGCCCAACTTCATCTCGTGGTTCTGCCTCGGCATGTTTCTGGCTGTTCTTAGCCTGATCGGCAAAGAGGTCACGGTGATCGCCCGACTGCGCTCGGTGCTGGAGCAGTGGGCTCAGTCGCTGGCCACCTGCTGGTTCGTGGCGATCGGGCTGTTTTTGCTCTCGTCGCTGCCGATCGGTACGCCGTACGACCTCAGCATCGCCACGTCGGGGCAGTTCATCACCCAGAACATCCTCTTTGGCCTATCGGCGTTCTTCTTCGTCCTGCCGCTCGTACTCGCCACCCACCGCCGTACGAACAAGGTGCTGGGCACCGGGGTAGGCCGCTACCTCGGCGACATCTCCTACTCGATCTACCTCTGGCACGTTCCCGCGCTCATCTGGGCCGAGTCGATGCTGGGGCTTGAGCTCTTTAGCGGAAACTTCTGGCTGCTGACCGCGCTGACCACCGCGTTGTCGATCGCGGTCGCATCGGCCTCATGGCTGCTGCTCGAACGCCCTGCGATGCGCTACTTGTCCGGCCGGCGGCGTCGCCAGGCGAAGCCCAAGAAAGCGCAGCAGGCCAGCGCCGCATAG
- a CDS encoding alpha-(1->3)-arabinofuranosyltransferase domain-containing protein, with protein MTTSEQTATESSQQSTTAAEEKSEADTQQPTRRAGRRPRASESVWRLQLFGICVALTMLVFRQAPGQVTTDTKLDLIIDPWYFLSRAATFWDPITNSGSLQNQAYGYLFPMGPAFGIMDSIGMPPWIAQRTWESALVCLAFLGMQRLAAELGMRSRLAQVAVGLTYALAPRTMSELTTISSELLPVVVLPWMLIPLVRGASRGSPRVAAALSGLAFAFAGGINATASLAVLPVAAWWLLTRENGPRKWRLIGWWMLAITLASAWWMVPLVVLGRYSPPFLDWIENAQTTTLHMSPFAATRGVTQWVSYLGPSTWPGGWEYVARPAIIVATALLAALALWGLSLRTTRHKLFLLPVLIAGVTLLTFGHLSEAQPAWAQWAQNLLNGPLAPFRNIHKFDPLMRLPLALGVGYAVMRMIALTRERPAGVPRRRLRSYRIHFAVVGAALAIICAMPLISAKLAVNPRVLPATDWWAQTGQWLEENTNGQRALVVPGSPSPAFVWGSTVDDPMQPVATTPWGTRDAVPLTNAGYIRFLDSIEQALASGTGDDALADSLRRAGIGYVVLRNDLDSYKSLATPTEAVRASLTASPDIEPVAHFGPTIGFAPSPSNVQNGGMSKPRPAVEIYQVANPPEVATLVPQSALVQANGSADNLTTLLDAELGPQAALSFDPTGTTDLQDVSTLLTDGIRKQQAAFGGYIGKSRTLTDQEGYLGVRKSYDYLPPDPALSAFTYAGIKNVNATSSGDSLYAAANAGAQNGVWSALDGVSDTAWLSSSPFGAIGESITVTFDEPWEMTPFAILFPSGMNAYPTHLEITTDEGVSVAQVNPDDQGQLVPVPEGTTESITIQALQLDQEDPTGTTFGIADLEFPGVTPQRFLDIPGVFDPSYIHFEQTPGARPDCRTVLDHTYCDAASAISSEEQSQIARQFTLESAIDVTATAKVALVPGEPLNQNLDFLATPTITASSGVSADPRVRAQTVLDDDPTTYWQAREGDETPTLTVNYGLPVPMSGLEIDWSPGDPIAKPEIVTVNAGGFSWTGEVPDDGVIDFGGTIEAPSVTIEIVKTSIRQTTSSFNLRTSLMPAGISTLTVIGAPAPTPGPDIVTIPCGFGPSLVINGQDYPTQVTAPRELLMSGAPVDATVCGDAPITLPAGQNQVSLTASGATRPVAIDFAQVGLDLSAATSAQTPGALVIQDWSATERTVSVDSPEASVLVVHENANAGWQASIDGKQLRPITIGGWQQGYLLPAGTKGTVTLEFTPAQTVRDALGVGAVGLAGLGFLAVWPARPRELARAREARPGRALRIVLALVIVGIGYAVAGPLGLVVGAGVLLAYLIGVRRGLPRWAPLLPVVLMATATGFATIGVGDELVAAHSRPVVSALTYAALACCAFLGFAWRRRRPDK; from the coding sequence GTGACGACCAGCGAGCAGACCGCGACCGAGTCGTCGCAGCAGTCCACCACGGCGGCCGAGGAGAAGTCCGAGGCCGACACGCAGCAGCCGACGCGGCGAGCTGGTCGGCGCCCGCGCGCGTCCGAGAGCGTCTGGCGGCTGCAGCTCTTTGGCATCTGCGTCGCACTGACGATGCTCGTCTTCCGCCAGGCGCCAGGTCAGGTCACCACCGACACCAAGCTCGACCTCATCATCGACCCCTGGTACTTCCTTTCCCGGGCCGCCACGTTTTGGGATCCGATCACCAACAGCGGATCCCTGCAAAACCAGGCCTATGGCTACCTTTTTCCGATGGGCCCGGCCTTCGGGATCATGGACAGCATCGGCATGCCGCCGTGGATCGCGCAGCGGACGTGGGAATCGGCCCTGGTATGCCTGGCATTTCTGGGAATGCAGCGCCTCGCCGCCGAGCTCGGGATGCGCAGCCGGCTCGCCCAGGTCGCGGTTGGGCTGACCTACGCGCTCGCCCCGCGCACCATGTCCGAGCTGACGACGATCTCCTCGGAACTGCTGCCGGTCGTCGTCCTGCCGTGGATGCTCATTCCCCTGGTGCGCGGCGCATCTCGTGGATCGCCGCGCGTGGCGGCGGCGCTGTCCGGGCTCGCCTTCGCGTTTGCTGGCGGCATCAACGCAACCGCGTCGCTGGCCGTGCTTCCGGTCGCCGCCTGGTGGTTGCTCACTCGCGAAAACGGCCCACGTAAGTGGCGGCTGATCGGTTGGTGGATGCTCGCGATCACCCTCGCGAGCGCGTGGTGGATGGTGCCGCTCGTCGTCCTCGGCCGCTACAGCCCACCGTTCTTGGACTGGATCGAAAACGCGCAGACCACGACGCTGCATATGAGCCCGTTCGCGGCCACCCGCGGCGTCACCCAGTGGGTCTCCTACCTCGGCCCGAGCACCTGGCCAGGAGGCTGGGAGTACGTCGCCCGCCCGGCAATCATCGTCGCGACCGCGCTGCTGGCCGCCCTCGCGCTGTGGGGTCTGTCGCTGCGGACCACCCGGCACAAGCTCTTCTTGCTGCCGGTGTTGATCGCCGGTGTCACGCTCCTGACGTTTGGGCATCTCTCAGAGGCACAACCGGCATGGGCGCAATGGGCGCAAAACCTGCTCAATGGGCCGCTTGCGCCGTTCCGCAACATCCACAAGTTCGACCCGTTGATGCGGCTGCCTCTCGCCCTCGGCGTCGGGTACGCCGTGATGCGGATGATCGCTCTCACCCGCGAGCGGCCGGCCGGGGTCCCCCGGCGGCGCCTGCGCAGCTACCGCATCCACTTCGCGGTGGTCGGTGCGGCGCTCGCGATCATCTGTGCCATGCCGCTGATCAGCGCCAAGCTCGCGGTCAACCCCCGGGTGCTCCCCGCGACGGACTGGTGGGCGCAGACCGGCCAGTGGCTTGAAGAAAACACCAACGGACAGCGTGCCCTCGTCGTACCCGGCAGCCCTAGCCCGGCGTTCGTCTGGGGATCGACGGTCGATGACCCGATGCAGCCGGTCGCCACAACTCCCTGGGGCACAAGGGATGCAGTGCCGCTGACCAACGCTGGCTACATCCGGTTCCTGGACTCGATCGAGCAGGCGCTCGCCTCCGGCACCGGCGACGATGCGCTCGCCGACTCGCTGCGTCGCGCCGGGATCGGCTACGTCGTACTGCGCAACGACCTCGACTCCTACAAGTCGCTGGCGACGCCGACCGAGGCGGTGCGCGCGAGCCTGACCGCGTCACCGGACATCGAGCCGGTCGCGCACTTCGGTCCGACGATCGGCTTCGCGCCCTCCCCAAGCAACGTCCAGAACGGCGGGATGTCCAAGCCCCGCCCGGCCGTGGAGATCTACCAGGTCGCCAACCCTCCGGAGGTCGCCACTTTGGTGCCGCAGTCGGCCCTCGTGCAGGCCAACGGCTCGGCCGACAACCTCACGACGCTGCTTGATGCCGAGCTCGGCCCGCAGGCTGCCCTGAGCTTCGACCCCACGGGGACGACGGATCTGCAGGATGTCTCCACGCTACTCACCGACGGAATTCGTAAACAGCAAGCGGCTTTTGGCGGATATATCGGCAAATCTCGCACTCTGACCGATCAAGAGGGCTATCTCGGCGTACGGAAGTCCTACGACTACCTGCCGCCGGACCCGGCACTCTCGGCGTTCACCTATGCCGGCATCAAGAACGTCAACGCGACCTCGTCCGGCGACTCGCTCTATGCCGCGGCCAACGCCGGCGCCCAAAACGGCGTGTGGTCTGCTCTCGACGGCGTCTCCGACACGGCGTGGCTGTCGAGCTCGCCGTTCGGCGCGATTGGCGAGTCGATCACGGTGACCTTTGACGAGCCGTGGGAGATGACGCCGTTTGCGATCCTCTTCCCCAGCGGAATGAACGCCTACCCGACCCACCTGGAGATCACCACCGACGAGGGCGTCTCGGTCGCCCAGGTCAACCCCGATGACCAAGGTCAGCTGGTGCCGGTGCCTGAAGGCACTACCGAATCCATCACGATCCAGGCGCTGCAGCTCGACCAGGAAGACCCGACGGGTACGACGTTCGGTATCGCCGACCTCGAGTTCCCAGGCGTCACTCCGCAGCGCTTCCTAGACATACCAGGCGTTTTTGACCCGTCGTACATCCATTTCGAGCAGACCCCCGGGGCGCGACCGGACTGCCGCACCGTGCTCGACCACACCTACTGTGACGCCGCGTCGGCGATCAGCTCCGAAGAGCAGTCCCAGATCGCTCGCCAGTTCACTCTGGAATCCGCGATCGACGTCACCGCGACCGCGAAGGTCGCGCTCGTGCCCGGTGAACCGCTCAACCAGAATCTGGACTTCCTTGCCACACCGACGATCACCGCTTCCTCCGGCGTCAGCGCCGACCCGCGGGTACGTGCCCAGACCGTCCTCGATGACGACCCGACGACGTACTGGCAGGCACGCGAAGGTGACGAGACACCCACGCTGACCGTCAACTACGGCCTCCCGGTCCCCATGAGCGGCCTAGAGATCGACTGGAGCCCAGGCGATCCGATCGCCAAACCCGAGATCGTGACGGTCAACGCCGGCGGGTTCAGCTGGACCGGTGAGGTGCCCGACGACGGCGTCATCGACTTCGGCGGGACGATCGAGGCGCCGTCGGTCACCATCGAGATCGTCAAGACGTCGATCCGTCAGACGACGAGCTCATTCAACCTGCGGACATCCCTGATGCCGGCCGGAATCTCCACCCTCACCGTCATTGGTGCGCCGGCACCGACCCCGGGCCCGGACATCGTCACGATCCCGTGCGGCTTCGGGCCGAGCCTGGTGATCAACGGCCAGGACTACCCCACCCAGGTCACCGCGCCGCGAGAGCTGCTCATGAGTGGCGCGCCAGTCGATGCGACCGTGTGCGGTGATGCGCCGATCACCTTGCCGGCAGGGCAAAACCAGGTCAGCCTCACCGCGTCCGGCGCCACTCGACCGGTCGCCATCGACTTCGCTCAGGTCGGTCTCGACCTGAGCGCAGCGACGTCGGCGCAGACCCCCGGTGCGCTCGTGATCCAGGACTGGTCGGCGACCGAGCGGACCGTCTCGGTCGACTCACCCGAGGCGAGCGTGCTGGTGGTGCACGAAAACGCGAACGCCGGGTGGCAGGCATCCATCGACGGCAAGCAGCTGCGTCCGATCACGATAGGCGGATGGCAGCAGGGCTACCTGCTGCCAGCAGGCACCAAAGGCACGGTCACCCTGGAGTTCACCCCCGCACAGACGGTGCGCGACGCGCTCGGTGTGGGCGCCGTGGGGCTAGCCGGGCTCGGCTTCCTGGCCGTGTGGCCAGCGCGGCCCCGCGAGCTGGCTCGCGCCCGCGAGGCGCGGCCGGGACGAGCGCTGCGCATCGTGCTCGCTCTCGTCATCGTCGGGATCGGCTACGCCGTGGCGGGCCCGCTTGGTCTGGTGGTCGGTGCCGGCGTACTGCTGGCCTATCTGATCGGCGTACGCCGCGGCCTGCCGCGGTGGGCACCGCTGCTACCGGTCGTGCTGATGGCGACCGCGACCGGGTTTGCCACGATCGGCGTCGGTGACGAGCTGGTGGCCGCGCACTCGCGACCGGTGGTCAGCGCCTTGACCTATGCGGCGCTGGCCTGCTGCGCTTTCTTGGGCTTCGCCTGGCGACGCCGCCGGCCGGACAAGTAG
- a CDS encoding glycosyltransferase family 4 protein — MAILNWREPEQSTAGGAEVYAWNAARGLVDEGAQVDFYTSREPGQPASSMVDGVRVLRQGGFYGVYFKTAARLWLRRTRYDLVIDAENGIPFFAPLYLRRTPVVLLLHHVHQDQFAVHMGRLGSWLGRALEGSVMPRVYARSEAIAVSRSTRGSMRERLGWRGPIDIIENGSPVPRAHRRQDPAAELRVCALGRLVAHKRVDDVIRAVAALHDDGMAIRLDVVGRGQDEESLHELVRDLGVEDVVTMHGFLDEQSKIAVLSQADLHVCWSDGEGWGQVVLEAAAVGVPTVAREVTGLRDAIVDGDTGWLVGSRDGLADTLAIVARKLTDPDFRQLVADRCRERAASHSWPKMRDNVVEYVAARVRTDG; from the coding sequence GTGGCCATTTTGAACTGGCGAGAGCCCGAGCAGAGCACGGCCGGCGGCGCCGAGGTCTATGCGTGGAACGCCGCCCGGGGACTCGTCGACGAAGGCGCGCAGGTCGACTTCTACACCTCTCGCGAGCCCGGTCAGCCCGCCTCCTCAATGGTCGACGGAGTACGCGTGCTGCGCCAGGGCGGCTTCTACGGCGTCTACTTCAAGACCGCGGCTCGGCTCTGGCTGCGCCGGACCCGCTATGACCTGGTCATCGACGCCGAAAACGGCATCCCGTTTTTTGCCCCGCTCTACCTGCGGCGTACGCCGGTCGTGCTGCTGCTGCACCACGTGCACCAAGACCAGTTCGCGGTCCACATGGGCCGCCTCGGCAGCTGGTTGGGGCGGGCCCTTGAGGGTTCTGTCATGCCGCGCGTCTACGCCCGCAGCGAGGCGATCGCGGTGTCGCGCTCGACCCGCGGCTCGATGCGCGAGCGCCTCGGCTGGCGCGGACCGATCGACATCATCGAAAACGGCTCGCCCGTCCCGCGGGCGCACCGTCGCCAGGATCCCGCCGCCGAGCTGCGAGTCTGCGCCCTCGGGCGCCTCGTTGCGCATAAGCGCGTCGACGACGTCATCCGCGCTGTCGCTGCGCTGCACGACGACGGGATGGCGATCCGCCTCGATGTCGTGGGGCGTGGGCAGGACGAGGAGTCGCTGCACGAGCTGGTCCGCGACCTCGGTGTCGAGGACGTCGTGACGATGCACGGCTTCCTCGACGAGCAGAGCAAGATCGCGGTGCTGTCCCAGGCTGACCTGCACGTGTGCTGGTCCGACGGTGAAGGCTGGGGACAGGTCGTGCTGGAGGCCGCCGCGGTCGGCGTACCCACCGTCGCCCGCGAGGTCACCGGGCTACGCGACGCGATCGTCGACGGCGACACCGGCTGGCTCGTCGGTTCGCGAGACGGGCTCGCCGACACGCTCGCCATCGTGGCGCGCAAGCTCACCGACCCCGACTTCCGTCAGCTCGTCGCCGACCGCTGCCGTGAGCGGGCCGCGAGCCATAGCTGGCCGAAGATGCGCGACAACGTCGTCGAGTACGTCGCCGCGCGGGTGCGCACCGATGGCTAA
- a CDS encoding class I SAM-dependent methyltransferase — MAKPAAQNQVHLPADFEQVFAVAEPIGGWLTVEQAFLLYRQARAVDRPGAVIVEIGSHQGRSTVVLALAAPDSTVIAVDPFVDGAMFGGLGTKEKFEANLQRAKVTDRVELVQAKSTDRRQAWERPFELLYIDGKHDYWTVTDDLKWATHLPEGGSVLIHDAFSSIGVTLGLLRWVLPGTQLRYVGRAGSLAHFEKRRPSLADRARFIRQLPWWVRNVAIKVLLRLRLYPLARLAGHHDKADPY; from the coding sequence ATGGCTAAACCCGCAGCGCAGAACCAGGTGCACCTGCCCGCGGACTTCGAGCAGGTCTTCGCCGTCGCCGAGCCGATCGGGGGTTGGCTCACGGTCGAGCAGGCTTTCTTGCTCTACCGGCAGGCGCGCGCAGTCGACCGGCCGGGCGCGGTGATCGTGGAGATCGGCAGCCACCAAGGCCGCTCCACCGTCGTACTCGCCCTCGCCGCCCCCGACTCCACCGTGATCGCCGTCGACCCGTTCGTCGACGGCGCGATGTTCGGCGGCCTCGGGACCAAAGAGAAGTTCGAGGCCAACCTGCAGCGCGCCAAGGTCACCGACCGCGTCGAGCTGGTGCAGGCCAAGTCGACCGATCGCCGGCAAGCGTGGGAGCGCCCGTTCGAGCTGCTCTATATCGACGGCAAGCATGACTACTGGACCGTGACCGACGACCTGAAGTGGGCTACGCACCTACCCGAGGGCGGCAGCGTGCTGATCCACGACGCGTTCTCCTCGATCGGGGTGACCCTCGGCCTGCTGCGCTGGGTGCTGCCTGGGACGCAGCTGCGGTACGTCGGACGCGCCGGCTCGCTGGCCCACTTCGAGAAGCGTCGCCCGAGCCTGGCCGACCGGGCACGCTTCATCCGCCAGCTGCCGTGGTGGGTGCGCAATGTCGCGATCAAGGTGCTGCTGCGACTGCGGCTGTATCCGCTGGCCCGCCTGGCCGGCCACCACGACAAGGCCGACCCCTACTAG
- a CDS encoding acyl carrier protein, with protein MAAITADQVKNDVAEYLQLDRDKLTEYALLTEDLGVDSLTAIEMSIQLEGSYGIDISDEELAEVSTYGDLERLVLSKNEE; from the coding sequence ATGGCCGCCATCACCGCCGACCAGGTCAAAAACGACGTCGCTGAATATCTGCAACTCGATCGCGACAAGCTCACCGAGTACGCGTTGCTCACCGAGGACCTCGGGGTCGACTCGCTCACCGCCATCGAGATGTCCATTCAGCTTGAGGGCAGCTACGGCATCGACATCTCCGACGAGGAGCTCGCCGAGGTGTCGACGTACGGCGATCTTGAGCGCCTCGTGCTCAGCAAGAACGAGGAGTAG
- a CDS encoding DMT family transporter — protein sequence MLAIILGLVSAAAYGASDFVAGLSARFVHYAAIALLTQIVAATASLVIAFIAPGTSDLSAWAWGALSGLGSGLGTIALYRGLATGQMNVVAPISAAVAAVIPVAVGLASGERPSLVVLGGIAVLLPAIALISTTGPADPEPPTPAAEPTPGGSGEVAVRVRRLRAGALDGVLAGIGFGALFVALSQASDTSGMWPSAAGQLAALLTIAVYAALTIGLAGAVSMLRDSARGPRLGAIAAGVGSAVAIVAYLIASRHGFLVVVSVLTSLYPAGTVLLARLVLHERASRLQGAGLALAACGVALVAAG from the coding sequence GTGTTGGCGATCATCCTGGGGCTGGTGTCCGCGGCGGCGTACGGCGCCTCGGACTTCGTCGCGGGGCTGTCGGCACGCTTTGTCCACTACGCGGCGATCGCGCTACTCACCCAGATCGTGGCGGCCACGGCCAGCCTGGTGATCGCGTTTATCGCGCCGGGTACGTCGGATCTGTCGGCGTGGGCGTGGGGTGCGCTGAGCGGGCTCGGGTCGGGGCTCGGCACCATCGCCCTCTATCGCGGCCTCGCCACCGGGCAGATGAACGTGGTCGCGCCCATCTCTGCGGCTGTTGCGGCGGTCATCCCAGTCGCCGTCGGACTGGCTTCGGGCGAGCGGCCTTCGCTGGTCGTGCTCGGCGGGATCGCGGTGCTGCTGCCGGCGATCGCACTGATCTCGACTACCGGGCCGGCCGATCCGGAGCCACCCACCCCGGCTGCCGAGCCCACACCTGGTGGCTCTGGCGAGGTCGCCGTGCGAGTACGCCGCCTGCGGGCCGGTGCGCTGGACGGCGTACTCGCCGGCATCGGCTTTGGGGCCTTGTTTGTCGCGCTCTCGCAGGCCAGCGACACCTCTGGGATGTGGCCGTCGGCCGCGGGGCAGCTGGCGGCACTGCTGACGATCGCGGTGTACGCCGCCCTGACGATCGGTCTGGCCGGCGCGGTCTCGATGCTGCGCGACAGCGCTCGCGGTCCGCGGCTCGGCGCGATTGCCGCCGGGGTGGGCTCGGCGGTCGCGATCGTGGCGTACCTGATTGCGAGCCGACACGGCTTCCTCGTCGTTGTCTCGGTGCTGACCTCGCTGTATCCGGCCGGCACCGTGTTGCTCGCTCGTCTTGTGCTGCATGAGCGCGCAAGTCGGCTGCAGGGTGCGGGGTTGGCGCTCGCGGCGTGCGGCGTCGCCCTCGTCGCGGCGGGTTAG